DNA from Mucilaginibacter mallensis:
AGCCGGTCGGCAATGGCTTTAATAACTCCTTCCAGTTAGGGTAGTTCTCGATCTGGTCAAACGCATATACCTTTTTTAATGTGGGCACATTATGGCGAACAAGGTTTATCTTATCGCAAAGCTCCTTATCGCTTACAAACATGTATTTTACTGCCGATTCGATCAGGATCTGCTCAATTTCCTTGGGGTTTGTATTAGGATATAATGGTACTAAAACCGCACCTGTTTGCTGTACGGCTAAGTCAACCATCACCCATTCCGGGCGGCCGTTACTGATGAGGCCGATCTTGTCCCGGCCCTCATCCGTGCCATCACCCGAGGATATACCCATGTCCAGCAGCGCCATAGTGAGCTGATTGATCATGGTATGCACCTCCTGTGTACTGTATGACCGCCATACGCCGTTCTCTTTTGCAGCTAAGAAATCAGCCCGGGGCGCTGCGGCCTGTGCTGGTATGCAATCAAATAATCTTGTCGCTTCCATTGCGCTAATTTTTATATCTATAACATTTCAAATATGCCCGCGGCACCTTGGCCGGTACCCACACACATGGTTACCATACCGTATTTCTGATCACGCTTTTTCAATTCGTTAAAAAGCTGAACCGAAAGCTTGGCCCCGCTACAACCCAGTGGATGGCCCAAAGCAATAGCGCCACCATTAACATTGATGAGATCAGGATTCAGATCTAAACCCTTAATTACCGCCAATGATTGCGATGCAAAGGCTTCATTTAATTCAAACAGATCCATATCCTGCTGTTTCATGCCTGCCATCTTTAACACTTTCGGTATCGCATACAACGGACCGATACCCATAATCCTCGGCGGTACGCCAACAACGGCATAGTTTACCAACCGGGCAATAGGTGTAAGGTTATTCTTTTTCATAAAGCTTTCGCTTACCACCATTACAAAGGCAGCGCCATCACTGGTTTGGGATGAGTTACCGGCGGTAACCACACCTTTGGCATCAAAAACCGGTTTTAGTTTTGATAAAGCATCAATTGAGGTATCAGCACGCGGACCTTCATCGGTATCTATCTTAAAATCCCTCTTTTTCTTTTTGCCGCTTTCATCTACATAAACTTCGGTAATGTTTACGGGAACTATCTCATCCTTGAATTTACCTTCTTTTATGGCACTTATTGCTTTTTGGTGCGAGTTATAGGCAAACAGATCCTGCTCGTCTCGATTGATATGATACTCCTTAGCCACTGCCTCAGCGGTTAAGCCCATGCCCCAGTAATAATCAGGGTGAGCCAGGGCCACATCAGCATTAGGCACAATGCGCCAGCCACCCA
Protein-coding regions in this window:
- a CDS encoding acetyl-CoA C-acyltransferase, translating into MNAYIVAASRSAVGKATRGGFRFTRPDTLAADVIKHLMASVPNVDKDEIEDVIVGNATPEAEQGLNVARLISLMSLDTDKVPGMTVNRYCASGLETIAIASAKIHAGIADCIIAGGVESMSLLPMGGWRIVPNADVALAHPDYYWGMGLTAEAVAKEYHINRDEQDLFAYNSHQKAISAIKEGKFKDEIVPVNITEVYVDESGKKKKRDFKIDTDEGPRADTSIDALSKLKPVFDAKGVVTAGNSSQTSDGAAFVMVVSESFMKKNNLTPIARLVNYAVVGVPPRIMGIGPLYAIPKVLKMAGMKQQDMDLFELNEAFASQSLAVIKGLDLNPDLINVNGGAIALGHPLGCSGAKLSVQLFNELKKRDQKYGMVTMCVGTGQGAAGIFEML